From the Planktothricoides raciborskii GIHE-MW2 genome, the window AAAGCATTGCATGATGTAGTCTACCAAAGAAGGATTGTCTAGTTTTAACTAGACTCAACGGGCAGTATGTACGAGAAAATCACTCCCCCCACCACTGGCGATCGCGTCACCTTTAAAGATGGGCAACCCATTGTCCCCGACAACCCCATCATTCCATTTATTCGCGGAGATGGCACAGGGGTTGACCTATGGCCAGCTTCACAAAAAGTCATCGATGCAGCCGTTCAAACCGCTTACAAAGGCCAGCGAAAAATTAGCTGGTTTAAGGTTTATGCCGGAGATGAAGCTTGTGAAGCTTATGGAACTTACCAGTATTTACCGGAAGATACCCTCCAGGCCATTAGAGAATATGGTGTGGCCATCAAAGGCCCTCTGACCACCCCAATTGGGGGCGGCATCCGTTCTCTGAATGTCGCGTTACGGCAAATTAACGACCTATACGCTTGTGTTCGTCCCTGTAAATACTATAGTGGCACGCCATCTCCCCACAAAAATCCAGAAAAACTGGATGTGATCATCTATCGGGAAAATACCGAAGATATCTATCTAGGAATTGAGTGGCGCCAAGGCAGCGAAATTGCTGACAAATTGATTCAAATTCTCAATCAAGAGTTAATTCCCGCCACCCCAGAACACGGCAAGAAACAAATCCGCTTAGACTCTGGTATCGGCATCAAACCGATTAGTAAAACTGGCTCACAACGGCTGATTCGTCGAGCGATTCAACACGCTTTGCGTCTGCCGAAAGAAAAGCAAATGGTGACCTTGGTTCATAAAGGCAACATTATGAAATACACCGAAGGTGCTTTTCGTGATTGGGGCTATGAATTAGCTACCACGGAGTTTCGCTCCTGTTGTGTCACCGAAAGAGAATCCTGGATTCTCAGCAACAAAGAGCGGCACCCAGAGATTACCTTAGAGGACAATGCTCGCAAAATTGATCCCGGTTATGACAACCTGACCAGTGAAAAGCAAGCAGAAGTTCGCCAAGAAGTCGAAGATGTTCTTAAGGCGATTTGGGATACCCACGGAAATGGCCAATGGAAAGAAAAAGTCATGGTCAATGACCGGATTGCCGATAGTATTTTCCAACAGATTCAAACTCGACCGTCAGAGTATTCAATTCTGGCGACGATGAACCTGAATGGAGATTATCTATCTGATGCCGCTGCCGCCGTGGTCGGTGGTCTGGGAATGGGGCCAGGTGCGAATATTGGCGATGAATGCGCCATTTTTGAAGCCACCCACGGCACCGCACCGAAACACGCTGGTCTTGACCGGGTGAACCCAGGATCTTTGATTTTGTCCGGGGTGATGATGTTGGAATATATGGGTTGGCAGGAAGCGGCTGATCTGATTAAAAAAGGTCTGGGTGCCGCGATTTCCAACCGAGAAGTAACCTACGATTTGGCTCGGTTAATGGAACCTCCGGTAGAACCCCCGCTAAAATGTTCTGAATTTGCTGATGCAATTATTGCTCACTTTAACGATTAATTTCCCATTGAGAGATTAATTCTCGACGGGAAAATATCATCGATATCTATTTTAAGAAACCCCCTTTGACTCAAAAAGTAAAAGGGGGTTTTTCGCTTTTTGGGGATGCGATCGCCACGATATCCTGTGAATGAATCAGCAATGACTATCCAGGAAATGACTATCCAGGAAATGACTATCCAGGAAATGACCTAGCAACACTATCAAGGATTGGAGAAAGTGTTAATCTCTCCACCGCCGATATAGCGCCCCGGAATTGGACGAGGCACCGAAAACGGGGATGTAGGTTGTTGCGGTTGAGTGGGAGCCGCTGACTGGGTGGGATTAAGGGAGGAACCTGTCAGCCCGTTGGCATTGGGGATTGTTGTTGGTAAACCCTGCGGGATGGGGACTGAACGCAGAGTCGGAGTTGGCTGTGCCAATGGCTGAGTGCTTGTGGGAACAGAAGGTTGGGTCATAATCCCTAAATTTTGACCGTTGGCAGTGCTTTGCTGGGATTGATTCGGGGGCAAATTGAGTTGATTGTAAGTCTGTGGATAAGTCTGTGGATAAGTCTGTGGGGCGATTCCGCGCAGCGGATCCGGAAAGGGAATCGCATTTCTTGAAGCGGGTACGCTTCTGGGATTGACTAATCCCCCAGAGTTCATCCCACCTGTAGTCGGATTGCTTGGACTAGACTCTAAGAGATATTGATAAGAGTTGTAGGAATCGGCACTGTTGGCATCGGCAGAATTGCTTTGGAGTGGCTGGTTATAAGAGTTATAACCTCTTTGAGAGCCCTTGACTCCCCGACTTGATGCCGGTGATAGAGGCATTAATAATTCAGCGCTTGGGTTGACCGAATCTCTGAGACCAGGTTGGGCAGAAGTTGGAAATATCCCAGGGGTAGTGTTGGCAATCCCAGAAAAGTTTAAAAGATTTGTTTGATTTGTTTGAGCTAAGAGTGAAAGTTGATTTGTGGGATTGGATATGCTGGACGTGGATATGCTCGACCCTGTGTTCTGATTTGTATCCACTGGTACGGGAGAGACTAAAAGCCCAGAAGCAGATCCAGGAGGATTATTACGGCTGCCTTGAGCCTGAGTGGAAGTCGGTGGAGCCTGGAGATCACTTGGGTTTGATCTACTATTGCTGGTCGATCTGCGGATAATCGCTTCTTGCAATGGACTCATGGCCATGCCCAAATTTCCAGTCCCTACTTCAGTAGCATTAGGACTGATTGTGTTGCCATTTCTGTCACTGTTTCCTAACGATAAATTCATCCCCTGAGGATTCATGCCACCGATCCCGTTGCCTGGATCATTCGCTTTCAAAAATTCATTGACTGGCAAAGTATTAGGGTTGCCACTTAGGAAAATATTAGACAATCCCTGAACATTTTGATTCGTTGGCGGATTGGCTGAGGGTTCAGTTGGGGGAATCGGCGTTGATCTCGACGGTTTAAGATTGTCGGTCTTTTTGGGTTTTTGCGAGGGCAATCCGCCAACGTCGGGCAAAATTGGCGGGGGAGTTTCCAATAGCTTCATATCTTCTTTGAGGACTGATGAGCTATCAATATCAGCGGCGATCGCTTCCTGGGCCTGGTCTTGACTTTCTGTTTCCCCCGGATCCGCCAACGATCCTAGACTAAATTCTCCGTCGGTGAAAAATTCCGTGGAGTTAAGCCAGAATTCCCAACTAAACATAGTAAACAAACCCAAAAATCCGATCGATCCCCAAACCAGCGGTTGCCGCAAAGGGCGTAGTTTGGCTCTGAGATTACGCAGATAAACAGGTAGCTGATTTTCCGATGACATAACAACGTCCTAAATTCATCACAGTTTTCTAAAGTCTGAATAATTATGAGTCAATATGTGCTGAGAGGAAATCGACGCTGCGATCGCCTGCTCATCACTCGGACAATATCTAGACTTCTTGATTGATTCTCCGTTGAGGCTTG encodes:
- a CDS encoding NADP-dependent isocitrate dehydrogenase — its product is MYEKITPPTTGDRVTFKDGQPIVPDNPIIPFIRGDGTGVDLWPASQKVIDAAVQTAYKGQRKISWFKVYAGDEACEAYGTYQYLPEDTLQAIREYGVAIKGPLTTPIGGGIRSLNVALRQINDLYACVRPCKYYSGTPSPHKNPEKLDVIIYRENTEDIYLGIEWRQGSEIADKLIQILNQELIPATPEHGKKQIRLDSGIGIKPISKTGSQRLIRRAIQHALRLPKEKQMVTLVHKGNIMKYTEGAFRDWGYELATTEFRSCCVTERESWILSNKERHPEITLEDNARKIDPGYDNLTSEKQAEVRQEVEDVLKAIWDTHGNGQWKEKVMVNDRIADSIFQQIQTRPSEYSILATMNLNGDYLSDAAAAVVGGLGMGPGANIGDECAIFEATHGTAPKHAGLDRVNPGSLILSGVMMLEYMGWQEAADLIKKGLGAAISNREVTYDLARLMEPPVEPPLKCSEFADAIIAHFND